GTGGCCGCATTTGATAATTGGATACCTGCTATAGATGTCTATAGAAATAACTTTAGTCATCCGATATTTAATGTCGATTTATCTAGAGAATCTAATCAAGAAATATTGGCTCAATATAATCCTGAGATTATTGTCGGCAGCCCTCCTTGTCAAGACTTTTCCAGTGCGGGTAAGAGAGACGAGGGTTTAGGACGAGCGAATCTAACGCTCACATTCGCTGAAATTGTAACTAGAGTAAGTCCCCAATGGTTTGTTATGGAAAATGTGGATAGAATTGAGAAAAGTAAAATACTCACTCAAGCAAAACAAATTTTTAAAAGCCATGGTTATGGTTTAACTGGAAAAGTTATTAATTCTTGTTACTGCGGAGTTCCTCAAACTAGAAAAAGATATTTTCTGATCGGTAAAATGAACGAAGAAGATGATTTTTTAATCGATGAGATCAATGAAAATCTATCAAGTCAACCTCTGACTGTATTTGACTATATGGGCAAAGAATTAGATATAGAATACTATTATAGACATCCTAGAAGCTATCAAAGAAGGGCGATATTCAGTATTTATGAACCTAGCCCTACTATTCGAGGAGTAAATCGACCAGTTCCCAAAACCTATCGACAACATCCCGGTGATGCTTGTCATCTTAAGGAAAAATTAAGACCGCTAACAACAATCGAGCGAAGCTATATTCAAACTTTTCCTAAAGACTTTATTTTTGCTGGAACAAAATCTAATCTAGAACAAATGATTGGCAATGCTGTTCCTATTAATTTGGCTAGATATGTAGGCCAATGTATTCTTAACTATGAATTGAAAAAGGGAAACAAGATAACCTATCGACAACTACAGCTAAGTAAGTGGTTATAATTAAATTGAAAATAGATTTTGTCTTTGATCCCCCCTTAATCCCCCCTTGATAAGGGGGTGTCTGATAATTTTTGACAACTACAGCTATTTTCTTGATTTACTGGCAAAAACAAATCTCAAAAAAACTCTAATTCTTATGAAAGCATCCCTTAGAAAACACCGATTTTTCTGGTATATTTTCTTAAATTTATGTCTGACAATTCTTTTCTCCTCCATCGTTCAAGCTTCTACGGGAAGTGCTATAAATAGGGGGCAAGCCTCCGCATTAACCCTTTTAGGATTAGTCGCCTTTGCGTTATTTATCTATCTGTTCTTGGTCATCTTTGTACCGGAGAGGTTTTAATAGACTTCTGGCATAATTAATTTTTGAGAGTTCAAAAAATTGATTGTTGTTTATTCTTAATTCTCCCGTCTCCCGTCTCCTGTCTCCTGACTCCTCACTAACCACGACAATTTTTGATTTTTATAAGAGGTCTAATTATGAGTTTTGCACGCGAG
This Microcystis wesenbergii NRERC-220 DNA region includes the following protein-coding sequences:
- a CDS encoding DNA cytosine methyltransferase — translated: MITIDLFAGCGGLSLGFQKAGFTIVAAFDNWIPAIDVYRNNFSHPIFNVDLSRESNQEILAQYNPEIIVGSPPCQDFSSAGKRDEGLGRANLTLTFAEIVTRVSPQWFVMENVDRIEKSKILTQAKQIFKSHGYGLTGKVINSCYCGVPQTRKRYFLIGKMNEEDDFLIDEINENLSSQPLTVFDYMGKELDIEYYYRHPRSYQRRAIFSIYEPSPTIRGVNRPVPKTYRQHPGDACHLKEKLRPLTTIERSYIQTFPKDFIFAGTKSNLEQMIGNAVPINLARYVGQCILNYELKKGNKITYRQLQLSKWL
- a CDS encoding potassium-transporting ATPase subunit F; the encoded protein is MKASLRKHRFFWYIFLNLCLTILFSSIVQASTGSAINRGQASALTLLGLVAFALFIYLFLVIFVPERF